The nucleotide window ATTTTGCCTTTCTCAGTCCATTCGGTACGCCTTGGAAGCCTACCCAGATTGAAGTTGTTCATGCACTTGGAAGAGTGCATGTAATAGGTAGAACCGTCTTTCTTGACATAGAGCTTACCGGTTCCGGGCTCCAGCATCTTCCCGCAGAAATAGCATTTTCTCTGTTCCATTATCTCACCGCTTTTTTATCTGGTGGTCAGTTTCTTCGCTTCTCTTGAGGTCTCAAGAAGCATCAGGATGTCGCCTACACGGAC belongs to Methanosarcina barkeri 3 and includes:
- a CDS encoding 50S ribosomal protein L24e, with the protein product MEQRKCYFCGKMLEPGTGKLYVKKDGSTYYMHSSKCMNNFNLGRLPRRTEWTEKGKIQLKKA